The Pedobacter ginsengisoli region TATATTGGAATAGTGGTGGTGTTTGGGTAAAACAGCGCGAAGCAAACCAAACCGAAATGGAATATCAAATGCGTAACTGGTATTATTTTAACTGGTTATGTGGAGATCATATAGTTGAGCAACACGTTCATAATATAGATATTGCAAACTGGGTTAAAAATGATTATCCGGTTTCTGTTCAGGGTACCGGTAGCCGTGCCTGGAGAACAGGAAAAGATTATGGCGAGATTTATGATAACCACTCTGTAGAATTAACTTATGCAGATGGATCAGTAATTAATAGTCAGTGCCGTCACTTTGAGGGTATTGATAACCGTGTTGACGAAAGTTTCCATGGTACTAAAGGCCGTGTTTTCTTATCTGCAGGTAACGAAGGAAGATTATACGATAGCAAAAATAAGCTAATTTATAACTATAGCTCAAAAGTAAACCCTAATCCTTATCAAACTGAGCATGATGAACTTTTTGCAGCAATTGCTAAAGGCGAATATAAATTCCAGGATGCAGAGCGTGGCGCTAAAAGCTGTATGACAGCTATTATTGGCCGCTATGCAACCTACTCAGGAAAAACAATTAAGTGGCTTGATGCCTTAAAAGCAGATAATAGTTTGTTCCCTGATGAATTAAGCTGGACTGCAAAGCCTAAGTTATTACCTGATGCTAACGGATTGTATCCAATTCCTACACCAGGCCAAACTAAGGTGATCTAAACGTTACTAACGTAATGTTTTCTATAAACAAAGTTTTCATTTTATTGCTACTGTCGCAAATTTTCCTTCTTTTTAAGAAGGATGATTTGCGACAGTATGCTATACACGGATATGCTCAGGGAACTGATTATTCCATTAAGTATTTTGCAAAAGATAGTATTGTAACCAAAAAGAATATAGATAGTATTCTTGTAGTTATAGATTCGTCTATGTCGCTGTATAAATCCTATTCCTTAATAAATAAGTTTAATGCATCTAAGGATGGTATTATTTTGGATCCGCATTTTACCAAAGTAATTACAAAATCATTTGAGGTTTATAAAGCTACAAAGGGAAAATTTGATGTTACAGTTGAGCCCTTGGTACAAGCATGGGGTTTTGGTGCAAAGCCAATAGATAAATTTCCTGACAGTGCTCAGGTAAAAGAGCTGCTTAAGTGCGTTGGTATGAATAACCTGAGCTTAAAAGGTAATTTTCTTAAGAAAAAAAAGGAATGCATAAATGTAGACCTTAATGGAATTGCTCAGGGATATAGTGTTGATGTTGTTGCTGATTACTTAATTAAAAAAGGAATAACGTCTTTTGTAGTTGAAATTGGTGGTGAGCTTAGGATTAAAGGGCCAAAACCCGATGGCACATCAATGCACATTGGGATTGAAGGACCTGCCGATTCACCAAATGCCGAACCGGTTGTGAGACATGTTATCAGTATTAAGGAAGGGGCAATTACAACTGCAGGTAATTATAGAAAATATTTGCAAAAAGGATCCAAAAAAATAACTCATCTCATAGATCCTAAAACCGGATATCCTTTAGATAACTCATTAATTAGTGTAACAATTTATGCTAAGGATGCTATTACTGCCGATGGATACGATAGCCCCATAATGGCAATGAATGTTAAAGAAGCACTCGATTTTATTGCATCAAAAAAGAGTATGGAAGCTTATATTATTTATCATCGTAAAGATGGGAGTGTTACAGATACCCTTACAGCAGGATTTAAAAAAATGATAACAGATTAACCAATTATTAAAGTAAGAACCTAACCAAAAACCAAAAATATGAACAGAATAGAATTTTTAAGAAACAGCTTTGTTGCCACGGGTGCACTTGTAGCCGGGTCATCAATAAATGGACTAGCTGCCGATAAAGCTACTACAGGGCAGGGCCCGGCTTTGGCCGGTAAAACTTTTAATCTTGATTATGCTCCTCATCAGGGTATGTTTAAAAATAATGCTGGTGATAGCTTTCTGGATCAGATTAGATTTATGCATGATCAGGGCTTTCGTTCTATTGAAGACAATGGCTTTTTAGGAAGATCTACTGAAGAGCAAACAAAAATAGGTGACTTGCTTGCCAAATTGGGCATGAGAATGGGGGTTTTTGTGGTTGACGGTGGCGATAACTGGAAAACATCATTAACAACAGGAAAGAAAGAGTTTAAAGATAAATTTGTTGAAACCTGCAAGAAATCTGTAGAGGCCGCAAAAAGATGTAATGCAAAATGGATGACGGTTGTTCCCGGATTTTACGAACGCAGACTCCCTTATGGAAATCAATTTGCTAATGTTATTGATGCAATGCGTGCCGGAGCTGAGATCTTTGAACCGCATGGTTTAATTATGGTACTTGAAACTTTAAGTGATACTCCTGAGTTATTCTTACAGCAAACGCACGAAACCTATGCGGTTTGTAAAGCTGTACAGAGCCCTTCGTGTAAAATTCTATATGATATTTACCATATGCAGAAAACAGAAGGCCAACTAATGGTTAATATTGACAGATGCTGGGATGAGATTGCTTACATTCAAATAGGCGATAACCCTGGAAGAAATGAACCGACAACTGGTGAGATTAACTATAAAAACTTATTCAAACACCTTCATGAAAAAGGATATAAAGGCGTTATGGGTATGGAGCATGGCAATTCTAAACCAGGAAAAGAAGGTGAGCTTAGAGTAATACAGGCATACAGAGAGGTAGATAACTTTTTAGCTTAATTTAAAATAGACCGAGTTGAGCTTGCGGGATTTTAAACAAACCGGAGTTCAACTCGATTTTTTTCTCATTTAGGTGATTCAAGCGGCAATGAAGTTTAAAACTATCTCTTATTAACTGGGCTATATTACCATCGCCCCTCATTCTATTGCCGAATCTGCTGTCGTTTACATTTCCACCATGACAAGATTGAATCATGTGCCATACTTTTTCAAAACGGTCTGGGTAGTTCTTACGTAACCAGTCTTCAAATATCCCGCCTATAGCTCCATTAAGCCTTACAACGGTGTAGCCAGCAGCTATTGCCCCGCAGTTGGCAATTGTTTTTAAGATCATGGGAATTTCGTGATCACTTAAGCCTGGTACCAATGGCGCAACCATAACACCCATCGGAATTCCTGCTTTGCTAAGCTCTTCAACAATTTTTAAGCGTTGTTTGGCAGTAGTTGTTCTTGGTTCCATTTTGGAGCGGAGTTTTTCGTTTAGGCTATTTATAGAAACATATACCATACATAAATTAAGTTTAGCCATTTCCTGTAATATATCCAGGTCACGAAGTATGAGCGCATTTTTAGTAATCATACCAATGGGCTGTTTGTAGGTAAGCGCAATTTCCAATAACTGCCGTGTAATTTTGAACCTTCTTTCGGCAGGTTGGTAGCAATCTGTATTGCCAGACAATGAAATAACAGATGCATTCCAACCTTTACGTTCCAGGAATTTTTTAAATAACACAGGCGCATCTGTTTTTACTATGATTTTACGCTCAAAATCTAATCCTGCACTAAAGCCCCAATATTCGTGCGCATTTCTGGCATAACAATATGTACAGCCATGTTCACACCCCTGATAGGGATTTAGAGAGTAAAGCATACCCACGTCTGGACTATCTACTTTGTTTACAATAGATTTTGATTTGCCAAAAATGAATGTAGTTTTTTGATCCTCTTCCTGCCATTCATCAATGCCTTCATCATGTTCCTTTAC contains the following coding sequences:
- a CDS encoding Gfo/Idh/MocA family protein, producing the protein MNNEELRDKRREFLKTSALVAGGVMLNGVAFASGGAHSSVDDTIKIALIGCGGRGTGAAFQALSTKQNLKLVAMADAFSDRLEGAYKEISEKFGAKVDVPKERRFVGFDAYKKAIALADVVLLATPPGFRPSHFEEAVNQSKHVFMEKPVAVDSPGIRKVLAAAEIAKTKKLNVVVGLQRRYQNNYRDVIKRIQDGAIGDITGGQVYWNSGGVWVKQREANQTEMEYQMRNWYYFNWLCGDHIVEQHVHNIDIANWVKNDYPVSVQGTGSRAWRTGKDYGEIYDNHSVELTYADGSVINSQCRHFEGIDNRVDESFHGTKGRVFLSAGNEGRLYDSKNKLIYNYSSKVNPNPYQTEHDELFAAIAKGEYKFQDAERGAKSCMTAIIGRYATYSGKTIKWLDALKADNSLFPDELSWTAKPKLLPDANGLYPIPTPGQTKVI
- a CDS encoding FAD:protein FMN transferase translates to MFSINKVFILLLLSQIFLLFKKDDLRQYAIHGYAQGTDYSIKYFAKDSIVTKKNIDSILVVIDSSMSLYKSYSLINKFNASKDGIILDPHFTKVITKSFEVYKATKGKFDVTVEPLVQAWGFGAKPIDKFPDSAQVKELLKCVGMNNLSLKGNFLKKKKECINVDLNGIAQGYSVDVVADYLIKKGITSFVVEIGGELRIKGPKPDGTSMHIGIEGPADSPNAEPVVRHVISIKEGAITTAGNYRKYLQKGSKKITHLIDPKTGYPLDNSLISVTIYAKDAITADGYDSPIMAMNVKEALDFIASKKSMEAYIIYHRKDGSVTDTLTAGFKKMITD
- a CDS encoding hydroxypyruvate isomerase family protein, translated to MNRIEFLRNSFVATGALVAGSSINGLAADKATTGQGPALAGKTFNLDYAPHQGMFKNNAGDSFLDQIRFMHDQGFRSIEDNGFLGRSTEEQTKIGDLLAKLGMRMGVFVVDGGDNWKTSLTTGKKEFKDKFVETCKKSVEAAKRCNAKWMTVVPGFYERRLPYGNQFANVIDAMRAGAEIFEPHGLIMVLETLSDTPELFLQQTHETYAVCKAVQSPSCKILYDIYHMQKTEGQLMVNIDRCWDEIAYIQIGDNPGRNEPTTGEINYKNLFKHLHEKGYKGVMGMEHGNSKPGKEGELRVIQAYREVDNFLA
- a CDS encoding PA0069 family radical SAM protein; translation: MILDKETPDNYHKGRGAQFNPHNRFAKNDYVKEHDEGIDEWQEEDQKTTFIFGKSKSIVNKVDSPDVGMLYSLNPYQGCEHGCTYCYARNAHEYWGFSAGLDFERKIIVKTDAPVLFKKFLERKGWNASVISLSGNTDCYQPAERRFKITRQLLEIALTYKQPIGMITKNALILRDLDILQEMAKLNLCMVYVSINSLNEKLRSKMEPRTTTAKQRLKIVEELSKAGIPMGVMVAPLVPGLSDHEIPMILKTIANCGAIAAGYTVVRLNGAIGGIFEDWLRKNYPDRFEKVWHMIQSCHGGNVNDSRFGNRMRGDGNIAQLIRDSFKLHCRLNHLNEKKIELNSGLFKIPQAQLGLF